In a single window of the Anabas testudineus chromosome 19, fAnaTes1.2, whole genome shotgun sequence genome:
- the LOC113156151 gene encoding interleukin-21 receptor isoform X1, translating into MDRSSTPRLKLMLLFLLVSNGIICLHGNPVTGDYGLHCVVDYLFTINCSLTIAPSENPSDSNGSYWLNLTDTWFDETLVCNLMNTFGNYSCSVKKSVADDSDIFNDMNEFKISLCHMQNDEREVCEVLDDSFKPVTNIKPNAPCCLTVTHNSSQHHFTWKNTYENYSTSTELFENLKYQLHYYKRGENVVPQISTDYTDFSVDDQVFVADGEYAARVRSSPNQAYFKGEWSDWSPEVQWKTKPATQNPADVLLSDLWKVFIPISVLVPLVLLLCYVPIKKWKQNVFIPTPAPYFHTLYSNCQGDFKSWVVTQETRADIMKAEETLQIDTLTKCADVQEEECQPQPHLQLMEGSGYSNIIDQFCNVSLLGIPYAVSTMVPLSDPGTSLRHLSITSQAGSPAEGDSGCWLCSDTSLERDPLWYCNDYCTLSAFQQSTPVIAQHHGSSCTQGIITENAFSEA; encoded by the exons ATGGATCGGAGCTCTACACCGAGGCTGAAGCTTATGCTACTGTTTCTGCTTGTGTCTAACGGCATCATCTGTCTGCATGGAAACCCAGTCACAG GTGACTACGGTCTTCACTGTGTGGTTGACTACCTGTTCACCATCAACTGCTCGCTGACCATCGCACCATCAGAAAACCCCTCAGACAGCAACGGCTCCTACTGGCTCAACCTGACAGACACATGGTTTGATGA GACTTTGGTGTGTAACCTGATGAACACCTTCGGGAATTATTCCTGCTCCGTCAAAAAATCTGTTGCTGATGattcagacatttttaatgacatgaatgaatttaaaatctCACTCTGTCACATGCAAAATGATGAACGTGAGGTCTGTGAGGTCCTGGATGACAGCTTTAAACCTGTAACAAACA TTAAACCGAACGCACCGTGCTGTCTCACAGTTACCCACAACTCAAGTCAACACCATTTCACCTGGAAAAATACATATGAGAACTACAGTACCTCCACCGAGCTGTTCGAGAACTTGAAGTATCAGCTTCACTACtacaaaagaggagaaaat GTTGTGCCACAAATTAGCACAGACTATACAGACTTCTCTGTGGATGATCAGGTGTTTGTGGCGGACGGTGAGTACGCCGCCAGAGTACGCTCCAGTCCTAACCAGGCTTATTTCAAAGGAGAGTGGAGTGACTGGTCCCCCGAGGTTCAGTGGAAGACGAAGCCAGCCACACAGA ATCCAGCAGACGTACTACTATCTGACCTGTGGAAGGTGTTCATCCCCATATCTGTGCTGGTGCCACTCGTCTTACTTCTGTGCTATGTTCCTATTAAAAA GTGGAAGCAAAATGTATTCATCCCAACTCCAGCACCCTATTTTCACACTCTGTACAGCAACTGCCAGGGGGACTTTAAG AGCTGGGTGGTTACACAAGAAACCAGAGCAGATATCATGAAAGCTGAGGAAACGCTCCAAATTGACACTCTGACCAAGTGTGCAGATGTCCAGGAGGAAGAGTGTCAGCCCCAGCCTCACCTTCAGCTGATGGAGGGCAGTGGATACAGCAACATAATTGACCAATTCTGCAACGTGTCTCTCCTGGGCATTCCCTATGCTGTGAGCACCATGGTTCCGCTGTCAGATCCAGGGACCTCACTAAGGCATCTGAGCATCACCTCTCAAGCAGGGAGCCCAGCCGAGGGAGACTCTGGGTGTTGGCTCTGCAGCGACACATCTCTGGAGAGGGACCCTCTGTGGTACTGCAATGATTACTGCACCCTGAGCGCCTTCCAGCAGTCAACTCCAGTAATTGCTCAGCACCATGGGAGCTCGTGCACACAGGGGATTATCACAGAGAATGCCTTCAGCGAAGCATAA
- the LOC113156151 gene encoding interleukin-21 receptor isoform X2: protein MNTFGNYSCSVKKSVADDSDIFNDMNEFKISLCHMQNDEREVCEVLDDSFKPVTNIKPNAPCCLTVTHNSSQHHFTWKNTYENYSTSTELFENLKYQLHYYKRGENVVPQISTDYTDFSVDDQVFVADGEYAARVRSSPNQAYFKGEWSDWSPEVQWKTKPATQNPADVLLSDLWKVFIPISVLVPLVLLLCYVPIKKWKQNVFIPTPAPYFHTLYSNCQGDFKSWVVTQETRADIMKAEETLQIDTLTKCADVQEEECQPQPHLQLMEGSGYSNIIDQFCNVSLLGIPYAVSTMVPLSDPGTSLRHLSITSQAGSPAEGDSGCWLCSDTSLERDPLWYCNDYCTLSAFQQSTPVIAQHHGSSCTQGIITENAFSEA from the exons ATGAACACCTTCGGGAATTATTCCTGCTCCGTCAAAAAATCTGTTGCTGATGattcagacatttttaatgacatgaatgaatttaaaatctCACTCTGTCACATGCAAAATGATGAACGTGAGGTCTGTGAGGTCCTGGATGACAGCTTTAAACCTGTAACAAACA TTAAACCGAACGCACCGTGCTGTCTCACAGTTACCCACAACTCAAGTCAACACCATTTCACCTGGAAAAATACATATGAGAACTACAGTACCTCCACCGAGCTGTTCGAGAACTTGAAGTATCAGCTTCACTACtacaaaagaggagaaaat GTTGTGCCACAAATTAGCACAGACTATACAGACTTCTCTGTGGATGATCAGGTGTTTGTGGCGGACGGTGAGTACGCCGCCAGAGTACGCTCCAGTCCTAACCAGGCTTATTTCAAAGGAGAGTGGAGTGACTGGTCCCCCGAGGTTCAGTGGAAGACGAAGCCAGCCACACAGA ATCCAGCAGACGTACTACTATCTGACCTGTGGAAGGTGTTCATCCCCATATCTGTGCTGGTGCCACTCGTCTTACTTCTGTGCTATGTTCCTATTAAAAA GTGGAAGCAAAATGTATTCATCCCAACTCCAGCACCCTATTTTCACACTCTGTACAGCAACTGCCAGGGGGACTTTAAG AGCTGGGTGGTTACACAAGAAACCAGAGCAGATATCATGAAAGCTGAGGAAACGCTCCAAATTGACACTCTGACCAAGTGTGCAGATGTCCAGGAGGAAGAGTGTCAGCCCCAGCCTCACCTTCAGCTGATGGAGGGCAGTGGATACAGCAACATAATTGACCAATTCTGCAACGTGTCTCTCCTGGGCATTCCCTATGCTGTGAGCACCATGGTTCCGCTGTCAGATCCAGGGACCTCACTAAGGCATCTGAGCATCACCTCTCAAGCAGGGAGCCCAGCCGAGGGAGACTCTGGGTGTTGGCTCTGCAGCGACACATCTCTGGAGAGGGACCCTCTGTGGTACTGCAATGATTACTGCACCCTGAGCGCCTTCCAGCAGTCAACTCCAGTAATTGCTCAGCACCATGGGAGCTCGTGCACACAGGGGATTATCACAGAGAATGCCTTCAGCGAAGCATAA
- the ube2ib gene encoding SUMO-conjugating enzyme UBC9-A — MSGIALSRLAQERKAWRKDHPFGFVAVPTKNPDGTMNLMNWECAIPGKKGTPWEGGLFKLRMLFKDDYPSSPPKCKFEPPLFHPNVYPSGTVCLSILEEDKDWRPAITIKQILLGIQELLNEPNIQDPAQAEAYTIYCQNRVEYEKRVRAQAKKFSPS, encoded by the exons ATGTCAGGCATTGCATTAAGCCGGCTTGCACAGGAGCGCAAGGCATGGCGGAAGGACCATCCTTTT GGATTTGTTGCTGTACCAACAAAAAATCCAGATGGAACCATGAATCTCATGAATTGGGAATGTGCTATTCCTGGCAAGAAGGGG ACTCCGTGGGAAGGAGGCCTTTTCAAACTGCGCATGTTGTTCAAGGATGATTATCCTTCTTCACCTCCAAAAT GTAAATTTGAGCCTCCACTCTTCCACCCAAATGTGTATCCATCAGGCACAGTATGCCTATCTATTCTAGAGGAGGACAAGGACTGGAGACCAGCCATCACAATAAAACAG ATCTTATTAGGTATCCAGGAACTCCTAAATGAACCAAATATCCAGGATCCAGCCCAAGCAGAGGCTTACACAATCTACTG CCAAAACAGAGTAGAATATGAAAAAAGAGTTCGAGCACAAGCCAAAAAGTTCTCCCCTTCGTAA